The region ATCATATAGATGTCGAGGTCATATTCGAGGCCAAAGCGCGTTTCATCCCACTTCATGGAGTTGATGAGGGAGGTCATTGCCCACGGCGCGCGGTCAAGGTTGCCACGATCCACGAACAGCTCCAGCGCGACTTCACGGCCAGAGCGCGTTTTAAAGGTGTCGCGCAGAACATCGAAATCTCCCGCCACCAGCGCAAACAGATAGCAGGGCTTCGGGAATGGATCCTGCCACTGCACCCAGTGACGACCGTTCTCCAGTTCCCCCTCGTCAATCCGGTTGCCGTTGGAGAGCAGGTACGGGTACAACGTTTTGTCGGCAATAATTTTGGTGGTAAAGCGCGCCAGGACGTCCGGACGATCGAGATACCAGGTAATATGGCGGAAACCTTCGGCTTCACACTGGGTACACAGGGCCACGCCTGACTGGTAAAGCCCTTCCAGCGCGGTATTGGCGGCAGGGCTGATTTCGTTCACGATGCGCAGGGTAAAGCGTTCCGGCAGGTTGTCGATGACCAGCTGGTTGCCTTCTTCTTTATAGTCTGACCAGGCTTCATCATTAATGTGCAGGGAAACCAGCGTCAGGTCTTCACCATCGAGACGCAGCGGCACAGCTGTCGCGCTCTGGCGCGTCACCTGGCTTACCGCCGTCACGACGGTTTTTGTGGCATCCAGGTCAAAAGTCAGATCGATATCGCTTATCAGGTAATCCGGCGCACGGTAGTCGTGGCGGTATTTAGCTTGTGGCTGTTGTGTCATAGAAAACCTTATGCATCGTTTGTCGAGTAACGATTCAATATATTCCTGTTGTGTAAAACGCGCTATGCAGAATGTTCATCTTTTCAGGCACAACGCCCTTTTTAGCTACATTTTTATAACACGGGGCACGAAATGCACTCGACCATAAAGTGTGCTTATGTTGTGATCGGGGTTCAATAAATCACTAAACAAGGTATACTCCGGAGTTGTTTATTGTACTAAACGCTCCCGTGAGAGGATGCTACAGCGCACCTATGACTCAATTCGCTTCTCCGGTTCTGCATACGTTGCTGGATACCGACGCGTACAAGCTGCATATGCAGCAAGCCGTGTTTCACCACTATCATGATGTTCATGTTGCGGCGGAATTCCGCTGCCGGGGTGACGACTTGCTGGGTATCTACGCAGATTCCATTCGTGAACAGGTCGATGCCATGCAGCATCTGGCGCTCAACGATGACGAATATCAGTGGCTTTCTGGCCTGCCTTTCTTTAAAGCGGACTACCTGAACTGGCTGCGTGAGTTCCGCTATAAGCCGGAACAGGTCACCGTCACCAATGATAACGGCAAGCTGGACATTCGTCTGACCGGCCCGTGGCGCGAAGTGATCATGTGGGAGGTGCCGCTTCTGGCCGTGATCAGCGAGCTGGCCCACCGCTATCGTTCCCCTGAAACCGGTGTGACGCAGGCGGTTGCCGCTCTGGAGAATAAACTCGTTGAGTTTTCCAGACTGACCGAAGGGCTGGATATGTCCCGCTTCCGTCTGATGGACTTTGGCACGCGCCGCCGCTTCTCTCGCGAGGTTCAGGAGGCCATTGTCAGACGTCTGCAACAGGAGCCGTGGTTCGTTGGCACCAGTAACTACGATCTGGCACGTCGCCTTGATTTAACGCCGATGGGCACCCAGGCGCACGAATGGTTCCAGGCGCACCAGCAGATCAGCCCTGACCTTGCCAACAGCCAGCGCGCCGCCCTTGCCGCGTGGCTTGAGGAATACCCGGATCAGCTGGGTATTGCTCTTACCGACTGCATTACCATGGACGCGTTCCTGCGCGACTTTGGCCCTGAGTTTGCCGAACGCTACCAGGGTTTGCGCCATGACTCCGGGGATCCGGTTGAATGGGGTGAGAAAGCCATAGCCCATTACGAAAAACTGGGTATCGACCCCATGAGTAAGGTGCTGGTCTTCTCCGATAACCTTGACCTGGCGAAAGCCGTTGACCTTTATCGCCACTTCTCATCGCGGGTGAACCTGAGTTTCGGGATCGGTACGCGGTTAACCTGCGATATCCCTCAGGTGAAACCGCTGAACATCGTCATAAAACTGGTGGAATGTAACGGTAAGCCGGTCGCGAAGCTCTCCGACAGCCCGGGCAAAACCATCTGCCATGACAAAGCGTTTGTCCGCGCATTACGTAAAGCCTTCGATCTGCCGCAGGTTAAAAAAGCCAGTTAACGGCTTCGGGGAGCCTTCATGGCTCCCCTTCTCTTATTAATTTCTTATTTCTTCTCTTAAGACGGTGAAATTTACTTGTCTGATAGCGGATGGCAGGTAACATAGATATCCCCCCGATAAGGGCGGACAAGTGTTTATTTTTTCCGACTATTAACAGAGAGAATATTATGAGCGTTGTGCCTGTAGCCGACGTACTCCAGGGCCGTGTCGCCGTTGACCAGGAGGTCACCGTGCGCGGATGGGTGCGTACTCGCCGAGATTCTAAAGCTGGCATCTCCTTCCTCGCCGTCTATGACGGTTCCTGCTTTGATCCTGTACAGGCCGTCATTAATAATTCTCTGCCCAATTACAATGATGACGTTCTGCACCTGACAACAGGCTGTTCCGTGATCGTCACCGGTGTTGTGGTGGCCTCTCCGGGCCAGGGTCAGAGCTACGAAATTCAGGCGACCTCGGTGGAAGTGACCGGTTGGGTTGAAGATCCGGACACCTATCCGATGGCGGCTAAGCGTCACAGCATTGAATATCTGCGTGAAGTCGCGCACCTGCGTCCGCGCACCAACCTGATTGGTGCGGTTGCTCGCGTGCGTCATACATTGGCGCAGGCGCTGCATCGCTTCTTTGACGAGCAGGGTTACTTCTGGGTGTCTACTCCGCTTATCACGGCATCCGATACCGAAGGCGCAGGTGAAATGTTCCGCGTATCAACGCTGGATATGGAAAACCTGCCGCGTACGCCGGAAGGTAAAGTCGATTACGACAAAGACTTCTTTGGTAAAGAAGCCTTCCTGACGGTTTCCGGCCAGCTCAACGGCGAAACCTACGCCTGTGCGCTGTCTAAGATCTACACCTTCGGCCCAACCTTCCGTGCGGAAAACTCCAACACCAGTCGTCACCTGGCGGAATTCTGGATGCTGGAGCCGGAAGTGGCCTTTGCCGATCTGAATGACGTAGCGGGCCTGGCTGAAGCGATGCTGAAATACGTGTTCAAAGCCGTTCTCGAAGAGCGTGCAGACGACATGAAATTCTTCGCTGAGCGTGTCGATAACGACGCCATCGCCCGTCTTGAGCGCTTCGTCTCCGCAGACTTCGCGCAGGTGGATTACACCGATGCGGTCGCTATCCTGGAAAAATGCGGTGAGAAATTCGAGAACCCGGTTTACTGGGGCGTGGATCTCTCCTCCGAGCACGAACGTTATCTGGCAGAGAAGCACTTCAAAGCACCGGTTGTAGTGAAAAACTATCCGAAAGACATTAAGGCGTTCTATATGCGCCTTAACGAAGACGGTAAAACCGTTGCCGCGATGGACGTCCTGGCGCCGGGCATCGGTGAGATCATCGGTGGCTCCCAGCGTGAAGAGCGTCTGGACGTGCTGGACGCGCGTATGCAGGAAATGGGGCTGAACCCGGCGGACTACAGCTGGTATCGCGATCTGCGTCGCTACGGCACCGTTCCGCACTCCGGCTTTGGCCTGGGCTTCGAACGTCTGATTGCCTACGTAACAGGTGTACAGAACGTACGTGATGTAATTCCATTCCCACGCACACCGCGTAACGCAAGTTTCTAACCGACCTCATCATGCATGGCCAGCAAATGCTGGCCATTATTTTATCCTGCAATGTCAGTTTTCGTCAGTCAAAAGTAAGCATCTTTAAACCACAACCCCGCGATAACCTCTACCTGTTACGTTTTGTTTCCACGAAATATCTGTGGACAAAAAATTAACCACATTCTCATTGCGCCTAATACAATTCTCATCGATAGCATAAAAAACAACCAATTTCACAGCCATCTGGACGGCTTTTTTTGCTCATAAGAAAAATTGCGCCGTTTAACTTCTGTTTATATGAAAGACCTTTATATAAATTAAATATAAGGAAATCATATATATAAGAATAAAGCGGGTGTTTATTTCGCCAGGGAACGCTGAAATTTGAGGTGCTTCACAAAGTTCCTAAAAATACACATTTAGTTACACATATTTTCTTTTAGAAACTGAATCTTGAAGATTGTAGCACTTTCAGTGTAGCGAAACGGTTCTATGAATGGAAAGATGCCTGTCAGACACATAAAGACACCTAACTCTCATCAATAGTTCCGGAAATATTTATTGACAGAATTTATTGACGGCAGTGGCGAGTGTCATAAAAAAACCAATGAGGGTAATAAATAATGATGAAGCGCAATATCCTGGCAGTGGTAGTCCCTGCCCTGCTGGTAGCCGGTGCAGCAAACGCTGCTGAAATCTATAACAAAGACGGCAATAAATTAGATCTTTACGGGAAAGCAGTTGGCCTGCATTACTTCTCTGACAGTGATGGCAACGATGGCGACAACACTTATGCGCGTCTGGGCTTCAAAGGCGAAACTCAGATCAACGATCAGCTGACTGGCTACGGTCAGTGGGAATACAACTTCCAGGGTAACAACTCTGAAGGCGCTGATGCCCAGAACGGCAACAAAACCCGTCTGGCATTCGCAGGTCTGAAATTCGGTGACGCAGGCTCCTTCGACTACGGTCGTAACTACGGCCTGGTCTATGACGCAATCGGCATCACCGATATGCTGCCTGAGTTTGGTGGTGACACCGGCGCAACCGACAACTTCTTCTCTGGCCGTACCGGTGGTCTGGCGACTTACCGTAACAGCAACTTCTTCGGTCTGGTTGATGGTCTGAACTTTGGCGTTCAGTACCTGGGTAAAAACGACCGTGATATCGCAGTACGTTCCAACGGCGACGGCTGGGCAACCTCTCTGAGCTATGATTTCGAAGGCTTCGGCATTGTCGGTGCTTATGGCGCCGCTGACCGTACCAACAACCAGCAGACGCTGGATTGGGGTAAAGGCGACAAAGCTGAGCAGTGGGCTACTGGTCTGAAATACGACGCAAACAACATCTACCTGGCAGCTGTATACGGCGAGATGCGTAACGCCGCGCGTCTGAGCAACAGAGGTTTCGCTAACAAGTCTCAGGACTTCTCCGTTGTGGCTCAGTACCAGTTCGACTTCGGCCTGCGTCCGTCCATCGCTTACTACAAATCTAAAGCGAAAGACGTAGAAGGTATCGGTGACGAAGACTACATCAACTACATCGACGTTGGTGCGACATACTACTTCAACAAAAACATGTCCACCTATGTTGACTACCAGATCAACCAGCTGAAAGACGACAACAAGCTGGGCATCAACAACGACGACATCGTGGCTCTGGGTCTGGTTTACCAGTTCTAATCAGCACACCTCGTTGTTATATACTTAATGAACAGGGCTTCGGCCCTGTTTTTTTTATTCCTGAGAGGAAAAAATAGCGACTTTTGAAAAGCCGCACGCTTTTCGTCGCAAACGGTTGGCATTTTGTAAATCTACCGTTAACCTGATAGCGGATTTCACTTCTGTAATCACAATGGAACTTCGTCATGTTTGAGAACATTACTGCCGCTCCTGCCGACCCAATTCTGGGCCTGGCCGATCTGTTTCGTGCCGACGACCGCCCTGGCAAAATCAACCTGGGTATTGGTGTATATAAAGATGAAACCGGCAAAACTCCGGTACTGACCAGTGTAAAAAAAGCTGAGCAGTATCTGCTGGAAAACGAAACCACCAAAAACTACCTCGGTATTGATGGTATCCCTGAATTTGGTCGCTGCACCCAGGAGCTGCTGTTCGGCAAAGGCAGCACCATTGTGAGCGAAAAACGCGCCCGCACGGCGCAGACCCCAGGCGGTACCGGCGCACTGCGCGTGGCGGCAGACTTCCTGGCGAAAAATACCGCCGTGAAACGCGTGTGGGTCAGTAACCCTAGCTGGCCGAACCATAAGAGCGTGTTCAATTCTGCGGGTCTGGAAGTGCGTGAATATGCCTACTACGACGCGGCAAATCACTCTCTCGACTTTGACGGCCTGCTGGCAAGCCTGAGCGAAGCCCAGGCGGGCGACGTGGTGCTGTTCCACGGTTGCTGCCACAACCCAACCGGTATCGATCCTACGCTTGAGCAGTGGGAACAGCTGGCTAAGC is a window of Enterobacter hormaechei ATCC 49162 DNA encoding:
- the pncB gene encoding nicotinate phosphoribosyltransferase, translated to MTQFASPVLHTLLDTDAYKLHMQQAVFHHYHDVHVAAEFRCRGDDLLGIYADSIREQVDAMQHLALNDDEYQWLSGLPFFKADYLNWLREFRYKPEQVTVTNDNGKLDIRLTGPWREVIMWEVPLLAVISELAHRYRSPETGVTQAVAALENKLVEFSRLTEGLDMSRFRLMDFGTRRRFSREVQEAIVRRLQQEPWFVGTSNYDLARRLDLTPMGTQAHEWFQAHQQISPDLANSQRAALAAWLEEYPDQLGIALTDCITMDAFLRDFGPEFAERYQGLRHDSGDPVEWGEKAIAHYEKLGIDPMSKVLVFSDNLDLAKAVDLYRHFSSRVNLSFGIGTRLTCDIPQVKPLNIVIKLVECNGKPVAKLSDSPGKTICHDKAFVRALRKAFDLPQVKKAS
- the asnS gene encoding asparagine--tRNA ligase, translated to MSVVPVADVLQGRVAVDQEVTVRGWVRTRRDSKAGISFLAVYDGSCFDPVQAVINNSLPNYNDDVLHLTTGCSVIVTGVVVASPGQGQSYEIQATSVEVTGWVEDPDTYPMAAKRHSIEYLREVAHLRPRTNLIGAVARVRHTLAQALHRFFDEQGYFWVSTPLITASDTEGAGEMFRVSTLDMENLPRTPEGKVDYDKDFFGKEAFLTVSGQLNGETYACALSKIYTFGPTFRAENSNTSRHLAEFWMLEPEVAFADLNDVAGLAEAMLKYVFKAVLEERADDMKFFAERVDNDAIARLERFVSADFAQVDYTDAVAILEKCGEKFENPVYWGVDLSSEHERYLAEKHFKAPVVVKNYPKDIKAFYMRLNEDGKTVAAMDVLAPGIGEIIGGSQREERLDVLDARMQEMGLNPADYSWYRDLRRYGTVPHSGFGLGFERLIAYVTGVQNVRDVIPFPRTPRNASF
- the ompF gene encoding porin OmpF — encoded protein: MMKRNILAVVVPALLVAGAANAAEIYNKDGNKLDLYGKAVGLHYFSDSDGNDGDNTYARLGFKGETQINDQLTGYGQWEYNFQGNNSEGADAQNGNKTRLAFAGLKFGDAGSFDYGRNYGLVYDAIGITDMLPEFGGDTGATDNFFSGRTGGLATYRNSNFFGLVDGLNFGVQYLGKNDRDIAVRSNGDGWATSLSYDFEGFGIVGAYGAADRTNNQQTLDWGKGDKAEQWATGLKYDANNIYLAAVYGEMRNAARLSNRGFANKSQDFSVVAQYQFDFGLRPSIAYYKSKAKDVEGIGDEDYINYIDVGATYYFNKNMSTYVDYQINQLKDDNKLGINNDDIVALGLVYQF
- a CDS encoding amino acid aminotransferase: MFENITAAPADPILGLADLFRADDRPGKINLGIGVYKDETGKTPVLTSVKKAEQYLLENETTKNYLGIDGIPEFGRCTQELLFGKGSTIVSEKRARTAQTPGGTGALRVAADFLAKNTAVKRVWVSNPSWPNHKSVFNSAGLEVREYAYYDAANHSLDFDGLLASLSEAQAGDVVLFHGCCHNPTGIDPTLEQWEQLAKLSVEKGWLPLFDFAYQGFARGLEEDAEGLRAFAAVHQELIVASSYSKNFGLYNERVGACTLVAADDQTVDRAFSQMKSVIRANYSNPPAHGASVVATILSNDALRAIWEQELNDMRQRIQRMRLLFVNTLAEKGADRDFSFIIKQNGMFSFSGLTKEQVLRLREEFGVYAVASGRVNVAGMTPDNMAPLCEAIVAVL